The genome window GGGGCTGCATCGCCGAGAAATCGGACCAGGTCACTTGGCACCTTCCTTCACCAGTGCGCGCTCGTGCCCCACCACGTCGATCTGCAGGCCCTGCTCGCGCAGGAAGCCGATCGGCACCACGTTGTCCTCGTAGCGGCCGGGCAGTTCGATGCGCATCCGGCCGACCTGGAGGCCGCCGACGGTGTCGATGGCGGCGCCCAGGATCGAGATGTCGATGTTGTAGGTGCGGGACAGCTGGGAGATGACGGGCTGGGTGGCGGTCTCGCCCTGGAAGGTGACGTCGACGACGGTCCGGTCGTCGCGGGATGCCTCACCGCCCACCGGGAAGAGGGCGGAGGCCAGCTGGGAGCCGGGGGTGGCGAGCAGTTCGCCGACCGTGCCGGACTCGACGATGCGGCCCTTCTCCATGAGGGCGGCCGAGTCGCAGACGCTCTTGACGACGTCCATCTCGTGGGTGATGAGCAGGACGGTCAGGCCGAGCTGCCGGTTGAGGTCGCGCAGCAGCTGGAGGATGGAACGGGTGGTCTCCGGGTCGAGGGCGCTGGTCGCCTCGTCGGAGAGCAGCACCTTGGGGTCGCCGGCGAGGGCGCGGGCGATGCCGACGCGCTGCTTCTGGCCGCCGGAGAGCTGGGCCGGGTAGGCCTTGGCCTTGTCGCCGAGACCGACGAGGTCGAGGAGCTCGAGGGCCTTACGGGAGCGTTCCTTCCCGGACTTGCCGAGGATCTCCAGAGGCAGCTCGACGTTGTCCTGGACGGTGCGCGAGGACAGCAGGTTGAAGTGCTGGAAGACCATGCCGATCCGGCTGCGCGCCGTGCGCAGCTCCCTGCCGGCGCGTGGTCCGCGACCGGCGAGCGCGGTCAGGTCCTGGCCGGCCACGGTGACCGTGCCGGAGGTGGGGCGCTCCAGGAGGTTGACGCAGCGGATGAGCGAGGACTTGCCGGCGCCGGACTGGCCGATGACGCCGTACACCTCGCCCTCGCGTACGTGCAGGTCGACGCCGTCGAGGGCGGTCACCTCGCGGTCGCGCGAACGGTCGGCCCGGTAGATTTTCGTCAGGCCCGATGTGGTGATCACTGGGTTTCCGTCACTGTCGAGTGCAGGGCGTGGGTGTGCGCCGGGCACGGGTGCGTGCATGGCGACGCGGCACGGTTCTCGCAAGGGCGATGGAACCGGGGAGAACGTGTGCGCGGGGGGGGTCAGTCGCGTACGACGCGTGCGTACGGACATGCCACGGCGGTCTCGCTTCGGGGCGCGAGTCTCTGGGTGGTGCGGGGGCCCTCTAGCAGGCGCACATTCGACACATACAACGAGCACCGGGCGTCATGGTCGCCTCGGTCGCAACAGTGCGGCAGCTCGTCGTGGTCATGGATGCAAGTAAAGCAGACGCCGGACCGGGACCTGACACGACTGTCCGAATAGCGGACGGATGGCGCCGGTTGTGGTCAACACCACGGCCGGTGGGGCGGTGCCGCGGTCGGCCACGGGGGCGGGGACATCAGTGCTTTTGGCCCGTAATAGGGTCGCGGCATGCTTGATGCCCTGACGCTGGCGACCGGTGTCGCCGCGCTGCTGCTCGCCGCCTGGTGCGGCTGGGCCGCGTACCGTGATCAGCCCACGAAGGACTGGCACTTCATCGGCATGGCCGTGGTGACGCTGCTGGCCCTCGTCCAGCTGGTCGTCGGCATCGTCCAGCTGGCGAGGGGCGAGAAGCCGGCGCAGGGCACGACGATCTTCGTGGCGTATCTGCTGGGCGCTTTCGCGTGCATCCCGGCGGCGGGCTTCATGTCACTGGCCGAGCGCACCCGGTGGGGTTCGGTGACGGTCGCGGCCGGCGGTGTGGTCCTCGCCGTGCTGGAGGTGCGGCTCTATGACATCTGGGGAGGCTGAGATGACGTCCACGCAGGAGAGGCCGGCCAGGACGCGGCTCATCGGCGGGCCCGGCATGCTGCTGGTGTGGCTGTACGGGGTGATGGTGGTCGGGGCGGTGTCGCGGTCGGTCGTACAGATCGCGACTCAGTTCGACAAGGCTCCGCTCGCATACGCCCTGTCCGCGGTCGCCGGCGTCGTCTACGGATTCATCACGTACTCGCTGGTGCGTGGCGGCGAGACGGCCCGCCGGGCGGCGTTGGTGTGCTGTGCGGCCGAGCTGGTCGGTGTGCTCACCGTCGGTACGTGGACCCTGGTCGAGCCGTCCGCCTTTCCCGACGCGACCGTGTGGTCGGACTACGGCATGGGGTACGTCTTCATTCCGGTGCTGCTGCCGCTGTCGGCCATGTACTGGTTGCGGAAGGGGGCCGCGCGTCAGGCGGAGGCGGCCTGAGCCCGGCGGGACGCGCCCCTTTCGGGGCGCTCCTCCCCTAGGCCGTCGTGGCGTACGTACTCGCCGGCTTCTCCAGGACGATCATCGGTACGCCGTCCGCTCCCTGAGCCGTGCCCACCGTCTCGTAGCCGACCCGGCGGTACAGGCGCAGGTTGCCCTCGCTCCGGTGGCCCGCGCTGAGGCGGAACTTCTTCGCGCCGTGCCGCTCCACCAGTGCCGCCTCGGCCGCGCGCAGCAGCCGGGCGCCGATGCCGTGGCCCTGCAGCCGCGGGTGGACGCAGAGTTTGCCGATCGAGGCGGCCCCGTCCTCCGTCACGCTGCCGCGTACCGAGCCGACCACCTCCTCGCCCAGCCGCGCCACGAAGACGCAGTCCGAGGCGACCTCCTCGCGGACGGAGTCCAGGGTCTGGACGAGCGGGTCGATGCGGTAGTTGCCGTACAGCGCGGCTTCGCTCTGGAAGCAGAGGTACTGCAGCCTGAAGATCTGCTCGGCGTCCTGCTCGGTCGCCACAGAGATGGTCACGCTCATGCCCATGTGCGCACGCCTCCCGCTCACCTGATCACCGGTCGTCCCTCACTCCTATCCCCGCGGTTCGAGCGCCGCAACCTCCGCCGCAAGCAATCGACGCAGACATCCCAGGCATTTGGAGCGCTCCGGACCAAGACTCCCTTGTGAGATACCCAACTCCCCTGCAATTTCCCGATAGGTCAGGTCCTGCGGAGAGAGCAACGCCGCCATGAGGCGGGGACAGCGGCCGGGCAGGCGGCGTACGGCGGCGTGCAGTGCCCGGCGGCGGGCCGCGAGAAGCGCCTGCTGCTCGGGGCCGGGTCGGGTGTCGTCGGCCGGGTCACCGCGGTACGGCAGTTCCAGGCGGGCGGCGCGTCGGCCGCGGCGTGCCTCCAGACGGACCGCGCGGCGCAGCCATTCCTGCGGGTCGGCGAGCGGCCGGTCGGCCTCCAGCCGTTCCAGGAGCCGTAGCCACACCGCCTGTTCCAGATCGCTCGGCTCCATCCCGGTCGCGTGTGCCTCCGCCGAGGCCTCGGCGGCGAGCAGCGGACGCAGGGTGCTGACCATCTCGTGCCTCATACGCGACGGGACGCGTCCGCCCCGGCTGCGGGTTGCCGGGGCGGACGCGAGTCACCCCGACGGGGTACTCGTGGCGCGTGTCGACCGCTCAGCCGCGCAGGAAGTCCTCGCGGGCGAGCACGCCTGTGTCGGCGTTGTCGGTGAAGACACCGTCGATGCCGGTCGCGAAGTAGGTCCTGAAGGCGCCGAAGACGTCGCCGTAGGCCGTCGGATCGGTGCCCTTCTGGAAGTTCGTGGGCAGGAAGGCGTTCTCGTCGCGCATCGTGTACGGGTGCAGGATCAGGCCCGCGGCGTGTGCGTCGGCGACCAGAGTGGAGGGCTCGGTGAGGTTGCCCTTCGCGTCCTTCGGGACGACCAGGTCGAGGGTGGGGCCGATGCCCTGGGCGTAGGAGGCGATCTCCTTCAGGCCCTTGGGGGTGATGAGGTCGGCGACCGTGCGCGGGTCGCCCGACTCGACGAAGTCGAAGGGGCGGGTGTTCGCGGCGGACAGGAGCACCACGAGCGGGTTGTCGACGAGCTTGTCCAGGCGCTGGATGCTGCTCGGCTCGAAGGACTGGATGACGACCGGTGAGTTCTTCCGGTCCTTGCCGTGCTTGCGCAGGGCCTTGGAGAGCAACCGCTCCATGTCGAGACCCTGCTTGCGGAAGTAGGTGGGGTGCTTGGTCTCGGGGTAGATCCACACCTGCTTGCCGCGCTTGCGGGTCTGCTCGTCCTGCCATTTCAGGACCTCTTCGAAGGTGGGGATCTCCCAGCGGCCGTTGTAGAGGGTGTTGTGCTGGCGGGTGGCCGGGATGCGCTCGATCGCGCGCAGCGTCTTCAGCTCGGCGAGCGTGAAGTCCTCGGTGAACCAGCCGGTGGTGGAGACACCGTCCAGGACCTTGGTCTTCCTGCGGTCGGCGAACTCGGGGTGGTCGGCGACGTCGGTGGTCCCGCCGATCTCCGGCTCGTGCCGGCACACCAGGTGGCCGTCCTTGGTGGGCACCAGGTCACCGGCCTCCACAATGTCGGCGCCCAGGTCGAGTGCGAGATCGTATGAGCCGAACGTGTGCTCGGGACGGTAGCCGCTGGCTCCGCGGTGACCGATGATCGTCGGCACAGGCAGGCCCTTCAGCCCGCCGCCCGTGTGCCGCGCGTCCGCCCTCGCGACGCCGGGCAGTCCGAGGACCGCTCCGCCGGCGCCGAGCACCGCGGCCCCGAGCAGCGCCCGCCGCCCGTCCCCTGCCCCTGCCCCTGCCCCTGCCCCTGCCCCTGCTCGTAAGACTCCTGCGCGCCCATGTGTTCCTCTCGCCACACCTGTTCGAAGCGGGTCGATCGTAGGTGCGGACGGGTGACGGCCGGGAGACGTGTGCGGGAACGCGCGGCGCACGGGGGCCGTCCTCCAGGGTGGATGACGACGGTGTTGTGAGGTACCCCGGATGACGACCCGTCAATCGTCCGTGCGGCGTTCGCCACACCCGTCCGGCGGATGACGAACGTGCAACAAAACCACCATCGCAGGTAAACACTCGTCAATGACGCGTATCCACTCGGTGAACCCGGTGTGCGACACCCCGGTCGTCACGAGTATCGTCCTCACCTGCACAGACTCATACCGCATCCCTTGACACCGGAGGGCCCGTTGTCCCGCTTCGTGCTCATCAAGGCAGTGCTCGGACCGATCATGCGCCTGATGTTCCGCCCACAGGTGGAGGGCGCGGAGCGCATCCCGGCCGACGGCCCGGTCATCATGGCCGGCAACCACCTGACGTTCATCGACTCGATCGTGCTGCCGCTGGTGACCAAGCGGCAGGTGTTCTTCATCGGCAAGGACGAGTACGTCACGGGCAAGGGCATCAAGGGCCGGCTGATGGCCTGGTTCTTCACGGGCGTCGGCATGATCCCTGTCGACCGGGACGGCGCGAGCGGCGGTGTGGCCGCGCTGATGACCGGGCGCCGCGTGCTGGAGGAGGGCAAGGTCTTCGGCATCTACCCGGAGGGCACACGCTCGCCCGACGGGCGGCTGTACCGGGGCCGCACCGGTATCGCGCGGCTGACGCTGATGACCGGGGCGCCCGTGGTGCCGTTCGCGATGATCGGCACGGACAAGTTGCAGCCCGGCGGGCGGGGGATGCCCCGTCCGGGGCGGGTCACCGTGCGGTTCGGTGAGCCGATGGAGTTCTCCCGGTACGAGGGGATGGACCGGGATCGCTATGTGCTGCGGGCCGTCACCGATTCCGTGATGACGGAGGTCATGCGGCTCTCGGGACAGGAGTACGTGGACATGTACGCCACGAAGGCGAAGGCGGCGTAGCCGCAAGGCGCACGGCCCGCAACGGCTTACGACGCACTCTCCAGCCGCTGGCCCCGGAGCAGGAACCACGCTGCCACCGCCGTCGCGAGCAGGATCACCGCTCCGGCACCCGTCGCCCATCTGAGGCCCTCGACGAACGCCTCGCGGGCCGACGTCAGCAGTGCCTGGGCGGTGGTCGGCGGAAGGTTCGCCGCCGCTTCCACCGCGCCGCCCAGTGATGCGTGCGCCTCGGCCGGGGTGCCCGGTGGCGCCGGGAAGTCCCGGTAGGTCCCGGTCACGATCGAGCCGAGCAGGGCGATGCCGAGGGCAGCGCCGAGTTCGTACGCCGTCTCCGAGACCGCGGAGGCGGCGCCCGCCTGGTCCTTGGGCACGCCGGCGAGGATCACGTCGGCGGTGACGGTGAACGACAGGCCCGCGCCGACGCCCACGACCAGCAGCGCGGTCCCGATCAGCGAGTAGCCCGTGGTCCGGTCGAGCAGGGTCAGGGCGGCCAGCGCCAGGCCCACCGCGGCGAGGCCGCCCGAGACCACCGCCCGTACCGAGAAGCGCCGGGCCGCCGCGCCCGCGACCAGCCCCGCCGCCACCGCGCCGAGGGCGGCGGGCAGTTCGGCGAGACCGGCCTCGAAGGGGCGCCTGCCCTGGACGAGTTGCAGGTACTGGGAG of Streptomyces cynarae contains these proteins:
- a CDS encoding methionine ABC transporter ATP-binding protein, with translation MITTSGLTKIYRADRSRDREVTALDGVDLHVREGEVYGVIGQSGAGKSSLIRCVNLLERPTSGTVTVAGQDLTALAGRGPRAGRELRTARSRIGMVFQHFNLLSSRTVQDNVELPLEILGKSGKERSRKALELLDLVGLGDKAKAYPAQLSGGQKQRVGIARALAGDPKVLLSDEATSALDPETTRSILQLLRDLNRQLGLTVLLITHEMDVVKSVCDSAALMEKGRIVESGTVGELLATPGSQLASALFPVGGEASRDDRTVVDVTFQGETATQPVISQLSRTYNIDISILGAAIDTVGGLQVGRMRIELPGRYEDNVVPIGFLREQGLQIDVVGHERALVKEGAK
- a CDS encoding GNAT family N-acetyltransferase, yielding MGMSVTISVATEQDAEQIFRLQYLCFQSEAALYGNYRIDPLVQTLDSVREEVASDCVFVARLGEEVVGSVRGSVTEDGAASIGKLCVHPRLQGHGIGARLLRAAEAALVERHGAKKFRLSAGHRSEGNLRLYRRVGYETVGTAQGADGVPMIVLEKPASTYATTA
- a CDS encoding sigma-70 family RNA polymerase sigma factor encodes the protein MRHEMVSTLRPLLAAEASAEAHATGMEPSDLEQAVWLRLLERLEADRPLADPQEWLRRAVRLEARRGRRAARLELPYRGDPADDTRPGPEQQALLAARRRALHAAVRRLPGRCPRLMAALLSPQDLTYREIAGELGISQGSLGPERSKCLGCLRRLLAAEVAALEPRG
- a CDS encoding glycerophosphodiester phosphodiesterase, with the translated sequence MLGAGGAVLGLPGVARADARHTGGGLKGLPVPTIIGHRGASGYRPEHTFGSYDLALDLGADIVEAGDLVPTKDGHLVCRHEPEIGGTTDVADHPEFADRRKTKVLDGVSTTGWFTEDFTLAELKTLRAIERIPATRQHNTLYNGRWEIPTFEEVLKWQDEQTRKRGKQVWIYPETKHPTYFRKQGLDMERLLSKALRKHGKDRKNSPVVIQSFEPSSIQRLDKLVDNPLVVLLSAANTRPFDFVESGDPRTVADLITPKGLKEIASYAQGIGPTLDLVVPKDAKGNLTEPSTLVADAHAAGLILHPYTMRDENAFLPTNFQKGTDPTAYGDVFGAFRTYFATGIDGVFTDNADTGVLAREDFLRG
- a CDS encoding lysophospholipid acyltransferase family protein, giving the protein MRLMFRPQVEGAERIPADGPVIMAGNHLTFIDSIVLPLVTKRQVFFIGKDEYVTGKGIKGRLMAWFFTGVGMIPVDRDGASGGVAALMTGRRVLEEGKVFGIYPEGTRSPDGRLYRGRTGIARLTLMTGAPVVPFAMIGTDKLQPGGRGMPRPGRVTVRFGEPMEFSRYEGMDRDRYVLRAVTDSVMTEVMRLSGQEYVDMYATKAKAA